A genome region from Danio aesculapii chromosome 2, fDanAes4.1, whole genome shotgun sequence includes the following:
- the gnb4a gene encoding guanine nucleotide-binding protein subunit beta-4 — protein sequence MSELEQLRQEAEQLRNQIRDARKACSDSSLSQITAGLDSVGRIQMRTRRTLRGHLAKIYAMHWGTDSRLLVSASQDGKLIVWDSYTTNKIHAIPLRSSWVMTCAYAPSGNYVACGGLDNICSIYSLKTREGNVRVTRELPGHTGYLSCCRFLDDSQIVTSSGDTTCALWDIETGQQTTTFTGHSGDVMSLSLSPDSKTFVSGACDASSKLWDIRDGMCRQSFTGHVSDINAVCFFPNGNAFTTGSDDATCRLFDLRADQELMMYSHDNIICGITSVAFSKSGRLLLAGYDDFNCNVWDMLKGERAGVLAGHDNRVSCLGVTSDGMAVATGSWDSFLRIWN from the exons ATGAGTGAGCTGGAGCAGTTGCGGCAGGAGGCCGAACAACTGCGCAATCAGATCAGA GACGCCAGGAAAGCATGCAGCGACTCCAGCCTGTCCCAG atTACGGCGGGTCTGGATTCCGTCGGAAGGATCCAGATGAGAACGAGGCGGACCCTCCGCGGCCATTTAGCCAAGATCTACGCCATGCACTGGGGCACTGATTCCAG gttactAGTTAGTGCCTCGCAAGATGGCAAGCTCATCGTTTGGGACAGCTACACCACAAACAAG ATTCATGCCATTCCATTAAGGTCATCATGGGTGATGACTTGTGCCTACGCTCCTTCAGGGAATTATGTAGCTTGCGGAGGCCTGGACAACATCTGCTCAATCTACAGCCTTAAAACCCGCGAGGGCAATGTCAGAGTCACCAGAGAACTGCCTGGACACACAG GATATTTGTCGTGTTGTCGCTTTTTAGATGATAGTCAGATAGTCACCAGCTCTGGTGATACGACATG TGCTCTGTGGGATATTGAGACCGGTCAGCAGACGACCACATTCACAGGGCACAGCGGAGATGTGATGAGCCTGTCCCTCAGTCCAGACTCCAAGACCTTTGTATCGGGCGCCTGCGACGCGTCCTCCAAACTGTGGGACATTCGAGATGGAATGTGCAGGCAGTCTTTCACCGGCCACGTGTCTGATATAAATGCTGTCTGT TTCTTCCCAAATGGTAACGCGTTCACCACGGGCTCAGATGACGCCACTTGTCGTTTGTTTGACCTTCGCGCAGACCAGGAACTGATGATGTACTCTCACGATAACATAATCTGCGGCATTACCTCCGTGGCCTTCTCCAAAAGTGGACGACTGCTGCTCGCCGGCTACGATGACTTCAACTGCAACGTGTGGGACATGCTGAAGGGAGAGCGCGCAG GCGTTCTAGCTGGGCATGACAACAGGGTCAGCTGTTTGGGGGTGACCAGTGATGGCATGGCAGTGGCCACCGGTTCTTGGGACAGTTTCCTAAGGATATGGAACTAA